A stretch of the Pan paniscus chromosome 2, NHGRI_mPanPan1-v2.0_pri, whole genome shotgun sequence genome encodes the following:
- the DHX30 gene encoding ATP-dependent RNA helicase DHX30 isoform X5, producing the protein MAASRDLLKEFPQPKNLLNSVIGRALGISHAKDKLVYVHTNGPKKKKVTLHIKWPKSVEVEGYGSKKIDAERQAAAAACQLFKGWGLLGPRNELFDAAKYRVLADRFGSPADSWWRPEPTMPPTSWRQLNPESIRPGGPGGLSRSLGREEEEDEEEELEEGTIDVTDFLSMTQQDSHAPLRDSRGSSFEMTDDDSAIRALTQFPLPKNLLAKVIQIATSSSTAKNLMQFHTVGTKTKLSTLTLLWPCPMTFVAKGRRKAEAENKAAALACKKLKSLGLVDRNNEPLTHAMYNLASLRELGETQRRPCTIQVPEPILRKIETFLNHYPVESSWIAPELRLQSDDILPLGKDSGPLSDPITGKPYVPLLEAEEVRLSQSLLELWRRRGPVWQEAPQLPVDPHRDTILNAIEQHPVVVISGDTGCGKTTRIPQLLLERYVTEGRGARCNVIITQPRRISAVSVAQRVSHELGPSLRRNVGFQVRLESKPPSRGGALLFCTVGILLRKLQSNPSLEGVSHVIVDEVHERDVNTDFLLILLKGLQRLNPALRLVLMSATGDNERFSRYFGGCPVIKVPGFMYPVKEHYLEDILAKLGKHQYLHRHRHHEKLGTNPACVAHVRIGVDVKRLRLTESGGCVLGMTPYPGAVTVASLPSPQSEDECALDLDLVTDLVLHIDARGEPGGILCFLPGWQEIKGVQQRLQEALGMHESKYLILPVHSNIPMMDQKAIFQQPPVGVRKIVLATNIAETSITINDIVHVVDSGLHKEERYDLKTKVSCLETVWVSRANVIQRRGRAGRCQSGFAYHLFPRSRLEKMVPFQVPEILRTPLENLVLQAKIHMPEKTAVEFLSKAVDSPNIKAVDEAVILLQEIGVLDQREYLTTLGQRLAHISTDPRLAKAIVLAAIFRCLHPLLVVVSCLTRDPFSSSLQNRAEVDKVKALLSHDSGSDHLAFVRAVAGWEEVLRWQDRSSRENYLEENLLYAPSLRFIHGLIKQFSENIYEAFLVGKPSDCTLASAQCNEYSEEEELVKGVLMAGLYPNLIQVRQGKVTRQGKFKPNSVTYRTKSGNILLHKSTINREATRLRSRWLTYFMAVKSNGSVFVRDSSQVHPLAVLLLTDGDVHIRDDGRRATISLSDSDLLRLEGDSRTVRLLKELRRALGRMVERSLRSELAALPPSVQEEHGQLLALLAELLRGPCGSFDVRKTADD; encoded by the exons ATGGCAG CTTCTAGGGACCTATTAAAAGAGTTCCCACAGCCCAAAAATCTTCTCAACAGTGTGATTGGAAGAGCCCTCGGCATCTCACATGCAAAAGACAAACTAGTCTACGTGCACACAAATGGACCGAAGAAAAAG aAAGTCACACTGCACATAAAGTGGCCCAAGAGCGTGGAGGTAGAAGGCTATGGCAGCAAGAAGATCGATGCTGAGCGGCAGGCTGCAGCTGCGGCCTGCCAGCTGTTCAAG GGTTGGGGTCTGCTAGGTCCCCGGAATGAGTTGTTTGACGCAGCCAAATACCGAGTGCTAGCTGATCGCTTTGGCTCCCCTGCCGACAGCTGGTGGCGTCCGGAACCCACCATGCCCCCTACTTCCTGGCGGCAGCTGAATCCAGAGAGCATTCGACCAGGGGGACCTGGGGGCCTATCCCGCTCTTTAGGCCGGGAAgaagaggaggacgaggaggaagaGCTAGAAGAAGGGACCATAGATGTTACCGACTTCTTGTCCATGACCCAGCAGGATTCCCATGCTCCACTCAGGGACTCAAG GGGGAGTTCCTTTGAGATGACAGATGACGACAGTGCCATTAGGGCTCTGACCCAGTTTCCACTTCCCAAGAACCTTCTGGCCAAGGTGATTCAGATTGCAACGTCATCCTCCACAGCTAAG AACCTCATGCAGTTCCATACTGTGGGCACCAAGACCAAGCTGTCTACACTCACCCTGCTCTGGCCCTGCCCCATGACCTTTGTTGCCAAAGGGCGCCGCAAAGCAGAGGCTGAGAATAAGGCGGCAGCCTTGGCCTGCAAGAAACTGAAG AGCCTGGGCCTGGTGGACAGGAACAACGAACCGCTTACACACGCCATGTATAACCTGGCCTCTTTGCGTGAGCTGGGTGAGACCCAGCGCCGACCATGCACCATCCAGGTGCCCGAGCCCATCCTCCGCAAGATAGAGACCTTCCTGAACCAT TACCCTGTGGAGAGTTCATGGATCGCCCCAGAACTCCGGCTGCAGAGTGATGACATCTTGCCCTTGGGCAAGGACTCAGGGCCTCTGAGTGACCCTATCACAGGCAAGCCCTATGTGCCCCTGTTGGAAGCAGAGGAGGTACGTCTCAGCCAGAGTCTGCTAGAACTGTGGCGGCGGCGAGGGCCGGTCTGGCAGGAGGCCCCCCAGCTACCTGTGGACCCACATCGGGACACCATCCTCAACGCCATTGAGCAGCACCCGGTGGTGGTCATCTCTGGGGACACGGGCTGTGGGAAGACCACGCGCATCCCCCAGCTGTTGCTGGAGCGCTATGTGACCGAGGGCCGAGGTGCCCGCTGCAATGTGATCATCACCCAACCTCGCCGCATCTCTGCTGTGTCTGTGGCACAGCGGGTCAGCCACGAACTGGGCCCCTCCCTGCGCCGGAATGTGGGCTTCCAGGTGCGGTTGGAAAGTAAGCCCCCATCCCGAGGCGGGGCCCTGCTCTTCTGCACTGTGGGTATCCTGCTGCGTAAGCTGCAGAGCAACCCCAGCCTGGAGGGCGTGAGCCACGTCATCGTGGATGAGGTGCATGAGCGGGACGTGAACACAGACTTTCTGCTGATCCTGCTCAAGGGCCTGCAGCGGCTCAACCCGGCCCTGCGGCTGGTGCTCATGAGTGCCACAGGGGACAATGAGCGCTTCTCCCGATACTTTGGTGGCTGCCCCGTCATCAAGGTGCCTGGCTTCATGTACCCAGTCAAGGAGCACTACCTAGAGGACATCCTGGCCAAGTTGGGCAAGCACCAGtacctgcaccggcaccggcaCCATGAG AAACTGGGGACTAACCCTGCCTGCGTGGCACACGTGAGGATTGGAGTTGATGTCAAGCGGCTCCGTCTCACTGAGTCAGGTGGCTGTGTCCTTGGCATGACCCCTTACCCCGGGGCTGTGACTGTGGCCTCTCTTCCCTCACCCCAGTCTGAGGATGAATGCGCACTCGATTTGGACCTTGTGACTGATCTGGTTCTGCACATCGATGCTCGCGGGGAACCAG GTGGGATCCTGTGCTTCCTGCCTGGGTGGCAGGAGATCAAAGGAGTGCAGCAGCGCCTCCAGGAGGCCCTGGGCATGCACGAGAGCAAGTACCTCATCCTGCCAG TGCACTCCAACATCCCCATGATGGATCAGAAGGCCATATTCCAGCAGCCTCCAGTTGGGGTGCGCAAGATTGTCTTGGCCACCAACATTGCTGAGACTTCCATCACAATCAATGACATCGTGCATGTGGTGGACAGTGGGCTGCACAAGGAAGAACGCTATGACCTGAAGACCAAG gtgtcCTGCCTGGAGACAGTGTGGGTATCAAGAGCCAATGTGATCCAGCGCCGGGGCCGGGCGGGCCGCTGCCAGTCCGGCTTTGCCTACCACTTGTTCCCTCGAAGCCGGCTGGAGAAAATGGTCCCTTTCCAAGTGCCAGAGATCCTGCGCACACCTCTCGAGAACCTGGTGCTGCAAGCGAAAATCCACATGCCTGAGAAGACG GCGGTGGAGTTCCTGTCCAAGGCTGTGGACAGTCCAAACATCAAGGCAGTGGACGAGGCTGTGATCTTGCTCCAGGAGATCG GGGTGCTGGACCAGCGGGAGTACCTGACTACCCTGGGGCAGCGCCTGGCTCACATCTCCACCGACCCCCGGTTGGCCAAGGCCATTGTGTTGGCTGCCATCTTCCGTTGCCTGCACCCACTACTGGTGGTCGTTTCCTGCCTCACCCGGGACCCCTTCAGCAGCAGCCTACAGAACCGGGCAGAGGTGGACAAG gTGAAAGCACTGTTGAGCCATGACAGCGGCAGTGACCACCTGGCCTTTGTGCGGGCTGTCGCCGGCTGGGAGGAGGTGCTGCGTTGGCAGGACCGCAGCTCCCGGGAGAATTACCTGGAGGAAAACCTGCTCTACGCACCCAGCCTGCGCTTCATCCACG GACTCATCAAGCAGTTCTCAGAGAACATTTATGAGGCCTTCCTGGTGGGGAAGCCCTCGGACTGCACCCTGGCCTCCGCCCAGTGCAACGAGTACagtgaggaggaggagctggTGAAGGGCGTGCTGATGGCCGGCCTCTACCCCAACCTCATCCAG GTGAGGCAGGGCAAGGTCACCCGGCAGGGGAAGTTCAAGCCCAACAGTGTCACATATAGGACCAAATCAGGCAACATCCTGCTGCACAAGTCGACCATTAACAG GGAGGCCACACGGTTACGGAGCCGATGGCTGACGTATTTCATGGCAGTCAAGTCCAATGGCAGCGTCTTCGTCCGGGACTCCTCTCAGGTGCACCCGCTAGCTGTGCTGCTGCTGACCGACGGGGACGTGCACAtccgtg ATGACGGGCGCCGGGCCACCATCTCACTGAGCGACAGTGACCTGCTGCGGCTGGAGGGTGACTCGCGTACCGTGCGGCTGCTGAAGGAGCTGCGGCGGGCCCTGGGCCGCATGGTGGAGCGGAGCCTGCGCAGCGAGCTGGCTGCACTTCCCCCCAGCGTACAGGAGGAGCACGGGCAGCTGCTTGCGCTACTGGCAGAGCTGCTGCGAGGACCCTGTGGCAGCTTTGATGTGCGCAAGACAGCTGACGACTGA
- the DHX30 gene encoding ATP-dependent RNA helicase DHX30 isoform X2 — MPSPRLGPRVRPARRGRAALGPAAPVLFARSLPRTGLGVGGSTMAAARRLMALAAGISPRLQPLGPRAAGRQGRSRGFSSSCAHPDHTKEAAEAESGMAPGGPGEGDGSLVNASRDLLKEFPQPKNLLNSVIGRALGISHAKDKLVYVHTNGPKKKKVTLHIKWPKSVEVEGYGSKKIDAERQAAAAACQLFKGWGLLGPRNELFDAAKYRVLADRFGSPADSWWRPEPTMPPTSWRQLNPESIRPGGPGGLSRSLGREEEEDEEEELEEGTIDVTDFLSMTQQDSHAPLRDSRGSSFEMTDDDSAIRALTQFPLPKNLLAKVIQIATSSSTAKNLMQFHTVGTKTKLSTLTLLWPCPMTFVAKGRRKAEAENKAAALACKKLKSLGLVDRNNEPLTHAMYNLASLRELGETQRRPCTIQVPEPILRKIETFLNHYPVESSWIAPELRLQSDDILPLGKDSGPLSDPITGKPYVPLLEAEEVRLSQSLLELWRRRGPVWQEAPQLPVDPHRDTILNAIEQHPVVVISGDTGCGKTTRIPQLLLERYVTEGRGARCNVIITQPRRISAVSVAQRVSHELGPSLRRNVGFQVRLESKPPSRGGALLFCTVGILLRKLQSNPSLEGVSHVIVDEVHERDVNTDFLLILLKGLQRLNPALRLVLMSATGDNERFSRYFGGCPVIKVPGFMYPVKEHYLEDILAKLGKHQYLHRHRHHESEDECALDLDLVTDLVLHIDARGEPGGILCFLPGWQEIKGVQQRLQEALGMHESKYLILPVHSNIPMMDQKAIFQQPPVGVRKIVLATNIAETSITINDIVHVVDSGLHKEERYDLKTKVSCLETVWVSRANVIQRRGRAGRCQSGFAYHLFPRSRLEKMVPFQVPEILRTPLENLVLQAKIHMPEKTAVEFLSKAVDSPNIKAVDEAVILLQEIGVLDQREYLTTLGQRLAHISTDPRLAKAIVLAAIFRCLHPLLVVVSCLTRDPFSSSLQNRAEVDKVKALLSHDSGSDHLAFVRAVAGWEEVLRWQDRSSRENYLEENLLYAPSLRFIHGLIKQFSENIYEAFLVGKPSDCTLASAQCNEYSEEEELVKGVLMAGLYPNLIQVRQGKVTRQGKFKPNSVTYRTKSGNILLHKSTINREATRLRSRWLTYFMAVKSNGSVFVRDSSQVHPLAVLLLTDGDVHIRDDGRRATISLSDSDLLRLEGDSRTVRLLKELRRALGRMVERSLRSELAALPPSVQEEHGQLLALLAELLRGPCGSFDVRKTADD, encoded by the exons ATGCCCTCGCCTAGGCTTGGGCCTCGGGTCCGCCCGGCCCGCAGGGGGCGCGCGGCGCTCGGGCCGGCCGCTCCCGTTCTCTTCGCCCGGTCCCTGCCGCGCACAGGCCTCGGGGTCGGCGGGAGCACGATGGCGGCCGCTAGGAGACTCATGGCGCTGGCCGCCGGCATCTCTCCGCGCCTGCAGCCGCTGGGTCCCCGCGCTGCTGGGCGACAGGGTCGCTCGCGCGGCTTCTCTTCAAGCTGCGCCCACCCCGACCACACCAAGGAAGCCGCCGAGGCCGAGTCAGGGATGGCCCCCGGCGGGCCTGGGGAAGGCGACGGAAGCTTGGTGAACG CTTCTAGGGACCTATTAAAAGAGTTCCCACAGCCCAAAAATCTTCTCAACAGTGTGATTGGAAGAGCCCTCGGCATCTCACATGCAAAAGACAAACTAGTCTACGTGCACACAAATGGACCGAAGAAAAAG aAAGTCACACTGCACATAAAGTGGCCCAAGAGCGTGGAGGTAGAAGGCTATGGCAGCAAGAAGATCGATGCTGAGCGGCAGGCTGCAGCTGCGGCCTGCCAGCTGTTCAAG GGTTGGGGTCTGCTAGGTCCCCGGAATGAGTTGTTTGACGCAGCCAAATACCGAGTGCTAGCTGATCGCTTTGGCTCCCCTGCCGACAGCTGGTGGCGTCCGGAACCCACCATGCCCCCTACTTCCTGGCGGCAGCTGAATCCAGAGAGCATTCGACCAGGGGGACCTGGGGGCCTATCCCGCTCTTTAGGCCGGGAAgaagaggaggacgaggaggaagaGCTAGAAGAAGGGACCATAGATGTTACCGACTTCTTGTCCATGACCCAGCAGGATTCCCATGCTCCACTCAGGGACTCAAG GGGGAGTTCCTTTGAGATGACAGATGACGACAGTGCCATTAGGGCTCTGACCCAGTTTCCACTTCCCAAGAACCTTCTGGCCAAGGTGATTCAGATTGCAACGTCATCCTCCACAGCTAAG AACCTCATGCAGTTCCATACTGTGGGCACCAAGACCAAGCTGTCTACACTCACCCTGCTCTGGCCCTGCCCCATGACCTTTGTTGCCAAAGGGCGCCGCAAAGCAGAGGCTGAGAATAAGGCGGCAGCCTTGGCCTGCAAGAAACTGAAG AGCCTGGGCCTGGTGGACAGGAACAACGAACCGCTTACACACGCCATGTATAACCTGGCCTCTTTGCGTGAGCTGGGTGAGACCCAGCGCCGACCATGCACCATCCAGGTGCCCGAGCCCATCCTCCGCAAGATAGAGACCTTCCTGAACCAT TACCCTGTGGAGAGTTCATGGATCGCCCCAGAACTCCGGCTGCAGAGTGATGACATCTTGCCCTTGGGCAAGGACTCAGGGCCTCTGAGTGACCCTATCACAGGCAAGCCCTATGTGCCCCTGTTGGAAGCAGAGGAGGTACGTCTCAGCCAGAGTCTGCTAGAACTGTGGCGGCGGCGAGGGCCGGTCTGGCAGGAGGCCCCCCAGCTACCTGTGGACCCACATCGGGACACCATCCTCAACGCCATTGAGCAGCACCCGGTGGTGGTCATCTCTGGGGACACGGGCTGTGGGAAGACCACGCGCATCCCCCAGCTGTTGCTGGAGCGCTATGTGACCGAGGGCCGAGGTGCCCGCTGCAATGTGATCATCACCCAACCTCGCCGCATCTCTGCTGTGTCTGTGGCACAGCGGGTCAGCCACGAACTGGGCCCCTCCCTGCGCCGGAATGTGGGCTTCCAGGTGCGGTTGGAAAGTAAGCCCCCATCCCGAGGCGGGGCCCTGCTCTTCTGCACTGTGGGTATCCTGCTGCGTAAGCTGCAGAGCAACCCCAGCCTGGAGGGCGTGAGCCACGTCATCGTGGATGAGGTGCATGAGCGGGACGTGAACACAGACTTTCTGCTGATCCTGCTCAAGGGCCTGCAGCGGCTCAACCCGGCCCTGCGGCTGGTGCTCATGAGTGCCACAGGGGACAATGAGCGCTTCTCCCGATACTTTGGTGGCTGCCCCGTCATCAAGGTGCCTGGCTTCATGTACCCAGTCAAGGAGCACTACCTAGAGGACATCCTGGCCAAGTTGGGCAAGCACCAGtacctgcaccggcaccggcaCCATGAG TCTGAGGATGAATGCGCACTCGATTTGGACCTTGTGACTGATCTGGTTCTGCACATCGATGCTCGCGGGGAACCAG GTGGGATCCTGTGCTTCCTGCCTGGGTGGCAGGAGATCAAAGGAGTGCAGCAGCGCCTCCAGGAGGCCCTGGGCATGCACGAGAGCAAGTACCTCATCCTGCCAG TGCACTCCAACATCCCCATGATGGATCAGAAGGCCATATTCCAGCAGCCTCCAGTTGGGGTGCGCAAGATTGTCTTGGCCACCAACATTGCTGAGACTTCCATCACAATCAATGACATCGTGCATGTGGTGGACAGTGGGCTGCACAAGGAAGAACGCTATGACCTGAAGACCAAG gtgtcCTGCCTGGAGACAGTGTGGGTATCAAGAGCCAATGTGATCCAGCGCCGGGGCCGGGCGGGCCGCTGCCAGTCCGGCTTTGCCTACCACTTGTTCCCTCGAAGCCGGCTGGAGAAAATGGTCCCTTTCCAAGTGCCAGAGATCCTGCGCACACCTCTCGAGAACCTGGTGCTGCAAGCGAAAATCCACATGCCTGAGAAGACG GCGGTGGAGTTCCTGTCCAAGGCTGTGGACAGTCCAAACATCAAGGCAGTGGACGAGGCTGTGATCTTGCTCCAGGAGATCG GGGTGCTGGACCAGCGGGAGTACCTGACTACCCTGGGGCAGCGCCTGGCTCACATCTCCACCGACCCCCGGTTGGCCAAGGCCATTGTGTTGGCTGCCATCTTCCGTTGCCTGCACCCACTACTGGTGGTCGTTTCCTGCCTCACCCGGGACCCCTTCAGCAGCAGCCTACAGAACCGGGCAGAGGTGGACAAG gTGAAAGCACTGTTGAGCCATGACAGCGGCAGTGACCACCTGGCCTTTGTGCGGGCTGTCGCCGGCTGGGAGGAGGTGCTGCGTTGGCAGGACCGCAGCTCCCGGGAGAATTACCTGGAGGAAAACCTGCTCTACGCACCCAGCCTGCGCTTCATCCACG GACTCATCAAGCAGTTCTCAGAGAACATTTATGAGGCCTTCCTGGTGGGGAAGCCCTCGGACTGCACCCTGGCCTCCGCCCAGTGCAACGAGTACagtgaggaggaggagctggTGAAGGGCGTGCTGATGGCCGGCCTCTACCCCAACCTCATCCAG GTGAGGCAGGGCAAGGTCACCCGGCAGGGGAAGTTCAAGCCCAACAGTGTCACATATAGGACCAAATCAGGCAACATCCTGCTGCACAAGTCGACCATTAACAG GGAGGCCACACGGTTACGGAGCCGATGGCTGACGTATTTCATGGCAGTCAAGTCCAATGGCAGCGTCTTCGTCCGGGACTCCTCTCAGGTGCACCCGCTAGCTGTGCTGCTGCTGACCGACGGGGACGTGCACAtccgtg ATGACGGGCGCCGGGCCACCATCTCACTGAGCGACAGTGACCTGCTGCGGCTGGAGGGTGACTCGCGTACCGTGCGGCTGCTGAAGGAGCTGCGGCGGGCCCTGGGCCGCATGGTGGAGCGGAGCCTGCGCAGCGAGCTGGCTGCACTTCCCCCCAGCGTACAGGAGGAGCACGGGCAGCTGCTTGCGCTACTGGCAGAGCTGCTGCGAGGACCCTGTGGCAGCTTTGATGTGCGCAAGACAGCTGACGACTGA